A single region of the Lotus japonicus ecotype B-129 chromosome 4, LjGifu_v1.2 genome encodes:
- the LOC130714927 gene encoding uncharacterized protein LOC130714927 has protein sequence MFSPNYMVYIIVSISEWGNKGTFVGKMTHCCSLVNLQLPVPPLIGNSFPQFSHNRKSSSSLNRFPKFQPCRISRSTQATSSAPPMEVERSDDSTESSSAMKLLFVEMGVGYDQHGQNITAAAMRACRDAISSNSIPAFRRGSIPGVSFEQMKLQIKLGVPHSLQKSLDIEKVKSVFPYGKILNVDIVDGGLICSSGVHVEEMGDKNDDCYIVNAAVYVGY, from the exons ATGTTTAGCCCGAATTATATGGTGTACATAATTGTTTCCATCTCAGAGTGGGGCAATAAAGGAACCTTCGTGGGAAAAATGACCCACTGTTGCTCTCTTGTAAATCTTCAGCTTCCAGTTCCACCCTTGATTGGAAACAGTTTCCCACAATTTTCCCACAACCGcaaatcttcttcttccttaaaTCGATTCCCCAAGTTCCAGCCTTGTCGAATTTCCCGATCAACCCAAGCCACATCATCAGCGCCGCCCATGGAAGTTGAACGAAGTGATGATTCCACAGAATCATCCTCGGCAATGAAGCTCTTGTTTGTCGAGATGGGTGTCGGCTATGATCAACATGG CCAGAATATAACTGCTGCAGCAATGAGAGCGTGCAGGGATGCCATTTCTTCTAATTCAATCCCTGCTTTCCGGAGAG GTTCAATTCCTGGGGTCAGTTTTGAGCAGATGAAATTGCAGATCAAGCTAGGGGTTCCTCATTCTCTCCAGAAATCTTTGGATATTGAGAAAGTCAAGTCTGTATTTCCCTA TGGAAAAATATTGAATGTTGATATTGTGGATGGTGGTCTGATATGCTCAAGTGGAGTGCATGTAGAAGAGATGGGTGACAAGAATGATGATTGCTACATTGTGAATGCTGCTGTTTATGTGGGTTATTAA